The following proteins are co-located in the Fibrobacterota bacterium genome:
- a CDS encoding glycoside hydrolase family 9 protein: MNRSIRIILGMAVLALAGLAAGQNPDYKALHNLLIQYYGYQRAGDKTIDTHNPFYEPPKSPAPHSGDNLSGADLGSGWYDAGDFVKFGLNQGFAAYCLLKGFDVFPHGYDDITSWDYKGAPDNIPDILGEVKLSTDYLQRAVISASQIVVDVGNAATDHQGLSEDGYTNSSRTSPRQVYTGGGADIAGLYAAALALMGNVYKKYDATYAAACVAKAKLAFQFGEAHLSLSTEQDGGSYYKTTTYKDKMACGAVELYRATGDSTYLTKAKTYLGGVVQHYYVLGYANVGDLAAFELKRLGVPNADAIWLSDVANTMNRVVTASSASPLIKGAFINTDWGNPGNAGCAGFSAALAFMITGDTKYLTFARNQAHWVAGISPFTQSYVVGFGNGTSISPHHRNDVARLNGVRLKGGVVAGPYPGGTFDATKPEASSWSFNPSDATNYKNVECAINYNAGMVGLVGFLRDYDNPPADLIRITTALSATPGNADLSTGKVTISGALEKTAAWTITFTGSVSKAKKSVTGSGAAISVAWGGESDSGSFVAGESVIAKLDMPNIAPYHLSRAQTSFNISALKLEAFKATDVKLDDFEDGDTVNAVGGVWKIFNDKPTGTSSSNPLAMGPSVLTGEGQGGGKGIGIRLISGAGATHPMVGVKTTFNATGAPVSIGPTTSIVFDVMATSGSSLWVELEQSDITDGAYYQKEIDFANSSWNRIRVPIASLAQPSWKTVAKNLNTGSVTGLRFTYYGTTNIRFSLDNVYMENLKIGGVAIHSQAGKGHAALSALRTGRDGLRYFFQPPVAVAGDWKAEVVDAFGRTLDSKNLGKVGAGESVDFNGLRLTPGWYFLRHTANGTSQEYVQRIYVRPEAQ; this comes from the coding sequence ATGAATCGGTCCATTCGCATCATTCTGGGAATGGCCGTCCTGGCCTTGGCCGGACTCGCCGCAGGCCAGAATCCCGACTACAAAGCTCTCCACAATCTGCTGATCCAGTATTACGGCTATCAGCGGGCGGGCGATAAGACAATCGATACCCATAACCCCTTCTATGAACCGCCCAAATCCCCAGCCCCCCATAGCGGGGACAACCTGAGCGGCGCGGATCTCGGGAGCGGTTGGTACGATGCCGGCGACTTCGTGAAGTTCGGCTTGAACCAAGGCTTCGCCGCGTATTGCCTCCTGAAGGGCTTTGACGTCTTCCCCCACGGCTATGACGATATCACCTCCTGGGATTATAAGGGGGCCCCGGACAATATCCCCGACATCCTGGGCGAGGTGAAGCTCTCCACCGATTACCTCCAACGCGCGGTGATCTCGGCCAGCCAGATCGTGGTTGACGTAGGCAATGCCGCGACCGATCACCAAGGCCTGAGCGAGGATGGCTACACCAATTCCTCGCGGACCAGCCCGCGGCAAGTTTATACCGGAGGCGGCGCCGACATCGCCGGCCTCTATGCCGCCGCCCTGGCCTTGATGGGAAACGTGTACAAGAAATACGACGCCACCTACGCCGCCGCTTGCGTGGCGAAAGCGAAGCTGGCCTTCCAGTTCGGCGAAGCGCATCTCAGCCTTTCCACCGAACAGGATGGCGGTAGCTACTACAAGACCACCACTTATAAGGACAAGATGGCCTGCGGTGCGGTGGAGTTGTATCGCGCCACCGGCGACTCGACCTATCTGACCAAAGCGAAAACCTACCTGGGCGGCGTGGTTCAGCATTATTACGTGCTGGGTTACGCGAACGTGGGCGATCTGGCCGCCTTCGAATTGAAGCGGTTGGGCGTGCCGAATGCCGACGCGATCTGGCTCTCCGACGTGGCCAACACCATGAACCGAGTGGTCACCGCCTCCAGCGCTTCGCCCCTCATCAAGGGAGCCTTCATCAACACCGATTGGGGCAATCCCGGCAATGCCGGCTGCGCGGGCTTCAGCGCGGCCCTGGCGTTCATGATCACCGGCGACACCAAGTACCTGACCTTCGCGCGTAACCAGGCCCATTGGGTGGCCGGGATTTCGCCTTTCACCCAATCCTACGTCGTCGGCTTCGGGAACGGCACCTCCATCAGCCCGCATCATCGTAATGACGTCGCGCGCTTGAACGGGGTGCGGCTCAAGGGCGGCGTGGTCGCCGGTCCTTACCCCGGCGGAACCTTCGATGCCACCAAGCCGGAAGCGAGCTCATGGTCATTCAACCCCAGCGATGCGACCAATTACAAGAACGTGGAATGCGCCATCAATTACAATGCCGGCATGGTCGGCCTGGTCGGTTTCTTGAGGGATTACGACAATCCCCCGGCTGATTTGATCCGCATCACCACCGCGCTCTCGGCAACCCCCGGCAATGCCGATCTCAGCACCGGAAAGGTGACCATTTCCGGGGCCTTGGAAAAGACCGCCGCCTGGACGATTACCTTCACCGGCAGCGTCAGCAAGGCCAAGAAGTCCGTGACCGGATCGGGAGCGGCCATCAGCGTTGCCTGGGGCGGCGAGTCGGACTCGGGAAGCTTCGTGGCTGGCGAAAGCGTGATTGCCAAGCTAGACATGCCGAATATTGCGCCCTACCACCTTTCCCGCGCCCAGACCTCCTTCAATATCTCCGCCCTTAAGTTGGAAGCCTTCAAGGCTACCGACGTCAAGCTCGATGATTTCGAGGACGGGGACACCGTGAATGCCGTGGGTGGCGTTTGGAAAATCTTCAACGACAAGCCGACGGGCACTTCCAGCAGCAATCCCCTGGCCATGGGGCCGTCCGTGCTGACGGGCGAAGGACAAGGCGGGGGCAAAGGCATCGGCATCCGCTTGATTAGCGGAGCCGGGGCTACGCATCCGATGGTAGGCGTGAAGACCACCTTCAATGCCACCGGCGCGCCGGTAAGCATCGGCCCTACGACGAGCATCGTTTTCGACGTGATGGCGACCTCGGGGAGCAGCCTGTGGGTCGAGTTGGAGCAATCCGACATCACCGATGGGGCCTACTACCAAAAGGAAATCGATTTCGCCAACAGCTCCTGGAATCGCATCCGCGTCCCGATCGCTTCTCTGGCGCAGCCGTCCTGGAAGACCGTCGCCAAAAACCTGAATACGGGATCGGTCACCGGTTTGCGTTTCACGTATTACGGGACGACCAACATCCGCTTCAGCCTGGATAACGTGTACATGGAAAACCTGAAGATCGGCGGTGTGGCCATCCATTCCCAGGCGGGCAAAGGCCACGCCGCCCTGAGCGCCCTGAGGACCGGGCGCGACGGGCTGCGCTACTTCTTCCAGCCTCCGGTGGCCGTAGCCGGCGATTGGAAGGCCGAAGTGGTGGATGCCTTCGGGCGAACCCTCGATAGCAAGAACCTGGGGAAAGTGGGAGCGGGGGAGTCGGTGGACTTCAACGGTCTCCGCCTGACTCCCGGATGGTATTTCCTCCGGCACACGGCGAACGGCACTTCCCAGGAGTACGTGCAACGCATCTACGTCCGCCCAGAGGCCCAGTAA